AGGGGGATGAGGGTTGGCATGAAACTtcagaaatgtacctgtttcaacttgcatacaaattcaacttaagaacaaacttaccaaactcatcttgttcataacttggggttTGTCTGTGTGTGGAAATGCACCACTATAAAGCACTTGCACtgaaatagaacatacatcaacaTACGATCAACATACAGGAGGTAATTGAATGCAAACCCCAAACTCATGGCTCAGAGTTGACCAGGTCTTGGTTTGAATTTTAAATGCTAACAACTCATATAGCTGTCCAATCTCTTCTGGCTGTTAATTTCCTAGTATTTGAGCCATTTTGAGAGGCGAGTAAAAATacaatgtatttttgttgttgttgttttaagcgGGCCagtgaaaagatcctctgggtgcCGGTTGCCAGTTGTATTCTGACTGGTGACTTGAGGTTGCCACTTGAGCAGCAAACCTCATCAAAAATGTTGTCTTTTTATTCTGCATATTGTTTACCCATTTTGAACTTGGGTGAGATGATAGGGCTGCTAGGGCACATAAGATGCAGCTGTTCTGGTCTTTTTGATGGCTGCattgaagagggaatttcagcaggcacGATTTGTTCCAGAAGTTACCCCTTGTGGGAAATTCCTATTTCCACAcatttcaacagtggaactctctccctcagaGTGCAGCggaagctcctcctttggaggcttttaaacagaggatggattgccatctgtcagggatactttgattgtgcttttcctgtgtggcatggttgactagatggcccatgtagtctctgtGATTCTGTGCCCCCTCATCTTAATTTGAAAATCTGGCCATGGGTTGAAATATACAATATTGAGAAAGTTACCTAGTTCTTGTTGCCTGTTAGGCATGATCCGAGGGAGTAAAATGAACACTGTGAAGGGCTACTAAAATCACAACCTCAAATGTTTGCATCTCCTGTGCCCCTCTCTTGAGTTTTTTGTGCAAACTATCCATCTACATTGGGGCTTTGCGCAACTTGGAACTTGGCTGTTCCTTTGGAAATGCAACCTAAGGTGCTTTGGCTTCCTGCTCTGTGACAACCAAGTTTGGTGTCTTGTGGCCGCTTCCCTAAACCTATAGCACTGCAGTGAGTTCTAGGAAAGAATGGGTGGGCTGGGCAGAGCAGGAAGTGGTTTAGGGGGACAAATAGCCCCAGCTGGTGGTGGAGCTTGTGGGCTTCTGACAGTTGCACCATTGCGACTGTTGCGCTTATCACTGAGTTGCAGCAGGAGGAAGCAGAAGGGGCAGTGGGGGAGTCTTGAAGCTGAGGTGCCATATGGAGGCTAGCCAGGATTAGGGACCAATGAGAGGACAGTTCAGCATCATGTACTAAATTGGCCTTCTCTTCCAGCTTCTCTGAGCCTCCAGGCAGGTTGACCTCTTCAGCCCACCTGGTTTACCCATTACTTCAGGTGCCTTTCTTGTTCAGATGCAGGCTGGCACCTGAAGTCTGTCTCAAATGTATGTCTCTTCTACGGCTATGACTTTGGGTATGAGTTTTGCCTGACTGAAGTCACCAATTGAACCTATAGATAACCCCAACTGCTGTTTGGGAAAAGGCTTCCGCAGAAAACACTTGAACAATTCAGCCCTCTTCTGGCATTGCATTCAttgctttctctcttctttttttcagtCAGATTCAGAGGAGGATGAACCGGTTAAAAAGCAGCCCACCTCCCAGGTGAGTTGTTTGCATAGCCCGCACCCCATAAGAGATGAAGGCCGTCTCTTGTctgcatgtgtgtttgtgtgttgagGAAATGGTTGAATGATCTGAGTTCAGGTGTGAAGATCAGATTCCAAGTCCCCAAAAGGTTTGTGCTGCTTTAGTCATTCACCTCATTAGACCAATGGATGACAATTCCCTTCACCATTCCGGTGTCTCCCAGGTTTTCCTTACTTTCCTCTTTGGTTAGCAGCACTCGCTCTGCCAGGCTGCTTAGTTCTGCCCCTTTTGCAAGCCTTGCCTCTTGTCTGGGACCCTTCCTTTCACTGGTAGTTTGCTTGGGGCAGAAGAGGCCGTTGCATCCCTACAGTCTTGGCTGTATGCTGGAACAGCTTATCTCTGGCCTGTGATACAAAACAATTCTCATCCATCTTTGAGAGCATCTGAAGCAGCCAAGGGGTCACACATCCTCACCTTTGTGACTCATATTTTTCTTTCAGGGCCACGGTGAGGGCACCGGACTGTCTGCTCTGCTTCCACAGCCCAAAAACCTGACCGTGAAGGAGACCAACCGGCCACTCTTGCCCTACGTCTTCTCTAGGAAAGCGGCTGAGAAATCCTCAGAAGAGCCCAAGGGCCCGGGCTCAACAGCGGCCCCCTCCAAGCCCAAGGTCAAACCCCCATCACTCCAGGCGGCCGCCTCAGCCGTCACCACTACGCCCTCCCCTTCGGCCATCAAGGCGGCCGCCAAAAGCGCCACCCTCCAGGTGACCAAGCAGATCACCCAGGAGGAGAATGAGAGTGATGAGGAGGTGGCCCCTGAGAACTACTTTTCCTTGCCTGAGCGGAGGGAGCCACCTGCCCCCTTGGGCCCCGAACCCTTCCTTTTCACGGCTACAGTTGTGCCAGACGACCTGCCTCCCGGGACGGAGCCTGAGGACCAGGATGTCTCCACAGCTGCCAATGCCCCCTTGGAGTTCAAAACGGCTTCAGGTTCAAGCGCTGCTTCCCATGGCTGGGCACCCAAGCCGGGCGAAGAGTACAGCAGCCAGCCTTACCCACCTTATCCCGGCTACAGCGAGGTAGGGGCTACCAATCTTTACTATCGGGTGAGAGAGCCACCTTCCCTGGCAGTGCTCTGTGGATTTTAGGGGGCTCCATGAGTCACTGGGGCAGGGGAAACCCCCTGAGGAGGTGACAGGCCAGACTTCTGCATAGGGAGGGTAAGGTGTGGATTTGTCTGGGAgtttacctatctacctatcttcaagaccacatctccttctatgaaccgccACAGGCATTGAGATCTGAGGCTCTTCTCTCGGTaccaccactgtctcaagtacggttggtggggatgagagggagccttctcgatggtggctccccagctctggaat
The Anolis carolinensis isolate JA03-04 unplaced genomic scaffold, rAnoCar3.1.pri scaffold_14, whole genome shotgun sequence genome window above contains:
- the prcc gene encoding proline-rich protein PRCC isoform X2 encodes the protein MSLVAYASSEEEAEDSEEEEADEEEESEEGPGRSKGLFSALPPPKGSRPLPPSPPPPAPSEPGLASRTRKRTQPVRIAAPQLGSGDSDSEEDEPVKKQPTSQGHGEGTGLSALLPQPKNLTVKETNRPLLPYVFSRKAAEKSSEEPKGPGSTAAPSKPKVKPPSLQAAASAVTTTPSPSAIKAAAKSATLQVTKQITQEENESDEEVAPENYFSLPERREPPAPLGPEPFLFTATVVPDDLPPGTEPEDQDVSTAANAPLEFKTASGSSAASHGWAPKPGEEYSSQPYPPYPGYSEFKRLQGKRNRGREEINFVEIKGDDQLSGAQQWLTKSLTEEQNMKSFSKKKGEQPTGQQRRKHQITYLIHQAKERELELKNTWAENKLSRRQTQAKYGF